The Pseudomonas kermanshahensis genome includes a window with the following:
- a CDS encoding Yip1 family protein, producing MIHHVVGLFTHPDQEWREIRGEEETISHMYLTHTLILAAIPAVSAFIGTTQVGWVIGDRPAVMLTMESAIWMSIMSYLAMLAGVAVMGAFIHWMARTYDANPSMAQCIAFATYTATPLFLGGLAALYPHLWLGMLIGTAAICYTVYLLYVGLPTFMNIPSDEGFLFSSSVLAVGLVVLVAIMAATVIIWGLGVGPVYTN from the coding sequence ATGATTCATCACGTTGTGGGGCTGTTTACCCATCCCGATCAGGAGTGGCGGGAGATTCGTGGCGAAGAAGAAACCATCAGCCACATGTACCTGACGCACACCTTGATCCTGGCGGCGATCCCTGCCGTTTCCGCATTCATCGGTACTACCCAGGTGGGCTGGGTGATTGGCGACCGGCCGGCAGTGATGCTGACCATGGAAAGCGCAATCTGGATGAGCATCATGTCCTACCTAGCGATGCTCGCCGGGGTGGCGGTGATGGGCGCGTTCATCCACTGGATGGCCCGCACCTACGATGCCAACCCCTCCATGGCGCAGTGCATTGCCTTTGCCACCTACACCGCCACCCCGTTGTTCCTTGGCGGCTTGGCAGCCCTTTACCCGCACCTGTGGCTGGGCATGCTGATCGGCACTGCAGCCATTTGTTATACCGTGTACCTGCTGTATGTCGGCTTGCCGACGTTCATGAACATTCCGTCCGATGAAGGCTTCCTGTTTTCCAGCTCGGTGCTGGCGGTGGGCCTTGTGGTGCTGGTAGCGATCATGGCCGCTACCGTGATCATCTGGGGACTGGGCGTGGGGCCCGTCTATACCAACTAG
- the fpr gene encoding ferredoxin-NADP reductase — protein sequence MSNMNHERVLSVHHWNDTLFSFKCTRDPGLRFENGQFVMIGLQQESGRPLMRAYSIASPNWEEHLEFFSIKVPDGPLTSQLQHLKEGDEIIISKKPTGTLVLDDLNPGKHLYLLSTGTGLAPFMSVIQDPETYERFEKVILVHGVRYVNEVAYREFITEHLPQNEFFGESVRDKLIYYPTVTREPFENQGRLTDLMRSGKLFSDIGLPPINPQDDRAMICGSPSMLDETSEVLDSFGLKVSARMREPGDYLIERAFVEK from the coding sequence ATGAGCAACATGAACCACGAACGTGTCCTCAGTGTGCACCACTGGAACGACACCCTGTTCAGCTTCAAGTGCACCCGTGATCCGGGCTTGCGCTTCGAGAACGGTCAGTTCGTGATGATCGGCCTGCAGCAGGAAAGCGGCCGCCCGCTCATGCGCGCCTATTCCATCGCCTCGCCGAACTGGGAAGAGCACCTGGAATTCTTCAGCATCAAGGTGCCGGACGGCCCGCTGACTTCCCAGTTGCAGCACCTGAAGGAAGGCGACGAGATCATCATCAGCAAGAAGCCTACCGGCACCCTGGTCCTCGACGACCTGAACCCGGGCAAGCACCTGTACCTGCTGAGCACCGGCACTGGCCTGGCGCCGTTCATGAGCGTCATCCAGGACCCGGAAACCTACGAGCGCTTCGAAAAAGTGATCCTCGTTCACGGCGTGCGTTACGTGAACGAAGTGGCCTATCGCGAGTTCATCACCGAGCACCTGCCGCAGAACGAGTTCTTCGGTGAGTCGGTGCGTGACAAGCTGATCTACTACCCGACCGTGACCCGCGAGCCGTTCGAGAACCAGGGCCGCCTGACCGACCTGATGCGCAGCGGCAAGCTGTTCAGCGACATCGGCCTGCCGCCGATCAACCCGCAGGATGACCGTGCGATGATCTGCGGTAGCCCAAGCATGCTGGACGAAACCAGCGAAGTGCTCGACAGCTTCGGCCTGAAAGTCTCTGCCCGCATGCGCGAGCCGGGTGACTACCTGATCGAGCGCGCCTTCGTCGAGAAGTAA
- a CDS encoding SprT family zinc-dependent metalloprotease, with protein sequence MPELLKQRVETCYQQAETFFKRPFPRPEISFKLRGQKAGVAHLHENLLRFNLQLYRENQEDFLRQTVAHEVAHLVAHQLFGERIQAHGEEWQLIMRGVYELPPNRCHNYAVQRRVVTRYIYRCPCPQSDFPFTAQRHKLVRQGRRYLCRRCRAILEYSGETRVE encoded by the coding sequence ATGCCCGAGCTGCTCAAACAACGCGTCGAAACCTGTTACCAGCAAGCCGAAACCTTCTTCAAACGCCCCTTCCCGCGCCCGGAAATCAGCTTCAAGCTGCGCGGCCAGAAGGCCGGCGTCGCTCACCTGCACGAGAACCTGCTGCGCTTCAACCTGCAGTTGTACCGCGAAAACCAAGAGGACTTCCTGCGCCAGACCGTGGCCCACGAGGTGGCGCACCTGGTGGCTCACCAACTGTTTGGCGAGCGCATCCAGGCCCATGGCGAGGAATGGCAATTGATCATGCGCGGGGTGTATGAATTGCCGCCCAACCGCTGCCATAACTACGCAGTGCAACGGCGGGTGGTCACGCGCTACATCTACCGCTGCCCCTGCCCGCAGAGCGACTTTCCGTTTACTGCGCAGCGGCACAAGCTGGTGCGCCAGGGGCGGCGCTACCTGTGCAGGCGGTGTCGGGCGATATTGGAATACAGCGGCGAGACGCGTGTCGAATAG
- the finR gene encoding LysR family transcriptional regulator FinR, whose protein sequence is MRFTLRQLQVFVAVAQHQSVSRAAGLLALSQSAASTSITELERQSSCQLFDRAGKRLSLNALGHQLLPQAVALLDQAKEIEDLLNGKSAFGSLAVGATLTIGNYLATLLIGSFMQVHPESQVKLHVQNTAHIVQQVAHYEIDLGLIEGDCNHPDLEVQPWVEDELVVFCAPQHPLATLGSANIQTLSQEAWILREQGSGTRLTFDQAMRHHRANLNIRLELEHTEAIKRAVESGLGIGCISRLALRDAFRRGSLVPVETPELDLMRQFYFIWHKQKYQTSAMREFLELCRNFTAGFTRSDEIVLPPIA, encoded by the coding sequence ATGCGATTCACTCTCCGTCAGCTTCAGGTGTTCGTCGCCGTAGCCCAGCATCAAAGCGTCTCTCGGGCCGCTGGCCTGCTTGCGCTCTCGCAGTCGGCCGCCAGCACGTCCATCACCGAACTCGAGCGCCAATCCAGCTGCCAGCTGTTCGATCGCGCCGGTAAACGCCTGAGCCTGAACGCCCTGGGCCATCAGCTGCTGCCACAGGCTGTCGCCCTGCTCGACCAGGCCAAGGAAATCGAAGACCTGCTCAACGGCAAGTCCGCCTTCGGCTCGCTGGCGGTGGGCGCCACGCTGACCATCGGCAACTACCTGGCGACCCTGCTGATCGGCAGCTTCATGCAGGTGCACCCGGAAAGCCAGGTCAAGCTGCATGTGCAGAACACTGCGCATATTGTGCAACAGGTCGCCCATTACGAAATTGATCTGGGTCTGATCGAAGGTGATTGCAACCACCCGGACCTGGAGGTTCAGCCTTGGGTCGAAGACGAGCTGGTCGTGTTCTGCGCGCCCCAGCACCCACTGGCAACGCTGGGCAGCGCGAACATTCAGACGTTGTCGCAGGAGGCCTGGATCCTTCGCGAGCAAGGCTCCGGCACGCGCCTGACCTTTGACCAAGCCATGCGCCACCACCGCGCCAACCTCAACATTCGCCTGGAGCTCGAACACACCGAGGCCATCAAGCGTGCAGTGGAATCTGGCCTGGGCATCGGCTGCATTTCGCGCCTGGCCCTGCGCGATGCCTTCCGCCGCGGCAGCCTGGTACCGGTCGAAACCCCGGAGCTGGACCTGATGCGTCAGTTCTATTTCATTTGGCACAAGCAGAAGTACCAGACCTCGGCCATGCGCGAGTTTCTGGAGCTATGCCGCAACTTCACCGCGGGCTTCACCCGCAGTGATGAGATTGTGCTACCGCCTATTGCCTAG